In Acinonyx jubatus isolate Ajub_Pintada_27869175 chromosome A3, VMU_Ajub_asm_v1.0, whole genome shotgun sequence, a genomic segment contains:
- the SH2D6 gene encoding SH2 domain-containing protein 6, with amino-acid sequence MVRDKLRGSKPRLGPPLPSPRCGDSPAWKKDVPSPCPLPASGTWRHTKAQEEEEEEEDKYELPPCEALPLSLVPAHLPGTEEDSLYLGRGWEGEEGSWVVRQDRGSPQEKRVQTLPLLPLYVLGHGRGGQQEPVWEEPTHPQCLGPFPDHPGPPGPCKSPPPPPRPQPQPTTLKAILSLQEARKQGQPFGKQELATPARMVPSPPKKSDENIYLECEPSPVLALTRTLSSQVLMPPDPLPRTSVVPRSTVAPQEAWNGAANDTSKAGRRSSLSCIAPTRSTSAAEDSSLLGQPWYSGNCDRHAVESALLQFRKDGAYTVRPSSEPHGSQPLTLAVLLHGRVFNIPIRRLDGGSHYALGREGRNHEELFSSVAAMVRHYTQHPLPLVDRHSGSRQLTCLLFPTKP; translated from the exons ATGGTGAGA GACAAGCTCAGGGGAAGCAAGCCCCG GTTGGGGCCACCCCTTCCATCTCCCAGATGTGGAG ATTCCCCAGCTTGGAAAAAAGATGTCCCCAGCCCATGtcctctgcctgcctctgggACCTGGAGACACACA AaagcccaggaggaggaggaagaggaggaagataaaTATGAGCTGCCCCCCTGTGAGGCTCTACCCCTCAGTCTTGTCCCTGCCCACCTTCCTGGCACCGAGGAGGACTCTTTGTACTTGGGTAGGGGTTGGGAAGGTGAGGAAGGGAGTTGGGTGGTCAGGCAGGACAGAGGGTCCCCACAAGAAAAGAGGGTGCAGACCTTGCCTCTTCTCCCTTTGTATGTGCTGGGCCACGGaagggggg GACAACAGGAACCTGTGTGGGAGGAACCCACGCACCCACAATGCTTGGGGCCTTTTCCAGATCACCCTGGCCCCCCGGGCCCGTGCAAgtcaccgccaccgccaccgcgaccccagccccagcccacaaCG CTGAAGGCAATACTGAGCCTGCAGGAGGCTAGGAAGCAGGGACAGCCCTTTGGGAAGCAAG AGTTGGCTACACCGGCCAGAATG GTGCCAAGCCCTCCAAAGAAATCTGATGAGAACATCTACCTGGAATGTGAGCCCAGTCCAG TCCTGGCCTTGACTCGAACTCTGAGCTCTCAAGTCCTGATGCCCCCAGACCCTCTTCCAAGGACATCAGTGGTGCCCAG GTCCACCGTAGCCCCCCAGGAAGCTTGGAAT GGAGCAGCGAACGACACTTCTAAAG CAGGAAGGAGATCCTCTCTTTCCTGCATAGCACCCACCCGGAGCACCTCAGCTGctgag gaCAGCAGCCTTCTGGGTCAGCCTTGGTACTCAGGGAACTGTGACCGCCATGCTGTTGAGAGTGCCCTGCTCCAATTCCGAAAG GATGGGGCCTACACTGTGCgccccagctcagagcctcatGGCTCACAGCCCCTTACCCTGGCAGTGCTTCTCCATGGCCGGGTCTTCAACATTCCCATCCGGCGGCTGGATGGTGGGAGCCACTATGCCCTGGGCCGGGAGGGCAGGAACCACGAGGAG CTGTTCTCCTCCGTGGCTGCCATGGTCCGGCACTACACACAGCACCCGCTGCCCCTTGTGGACAGACACAGCGGTAGCCGTCAGCTCACCTGCCTGCTCTTCCCCACCAAGCCCTGA